The following are encoded together in the Thalassolituus oleivorans MIL-1 genome:
- a CDS encoding GGDEF domain-containing protein, whose translation MHSKFAHMQALGTKFIRFLLLILFSCLVLPSVSLGQDATPPQLAAENGYMDLGAIDWSNHLIRLDGDWSLIWGSLVPPEQWHSGIARVSHLPHSWSSMLGSSSDMPGQGVASYRLQLSGLSDRERMGLYIPEISTAFRLFANRQLVASGGVVSENLDEIKAYSGDQWALLPASVGGKVTLVLQVANAKHFSGGAWQSLTLGKASNIAERFNRMLVYEGVVAGLMLIMALLLLLEFAVDTRDRAGLWLGLFACVLGLRISISSHGALYWLFDFNFPWEWHIRLVYITMLLTPVFFFGWLRSCYPRDIHRRTLVILSIPYLASALLCLALEIAWFTALLHIFSLLILASVLIGSGWLLRALVRKRKGAWFLTLGLLCPAVAVVHDVLLVNREVQGEPWMYGGLVVFVLAQSINFLMFRVWQRRQIESLSRQLTQANRELEIRVSERTQDLKDKAEALQNANAQLQVLANIDALTGLLNRRAFIEQMKQLTGLHSQVAMLWIDLDKFKEVNDNFGHAAGDEVLRQFGALLRSLRRGQDRMGRLGGEEFALLLVDCDLDGAQRFVHRLFECLKDLQFTEWPEIEAVTASVGISVGSLRHDRWEELMSAADHAMYEVKHSGRNGFRVA comes from the coding sequence ATGCACTCAAAATTTGCACATATGCAGGCGTTAGGCACCAAATTTATACGATTTTTATTACTAATACTCTTTTCTTGTTTAGTACTGCCAAGTGTTTCATTGGGGCAGGACGCGACACCTCCGCAACTTGCGGCTGAAAATGGGTATATGGATTTGGGTGCTATTGACTGGTCAAACCATCTTATTCGTCTTGATGGCGATTGGTCTTTGATTTGGGGCAGTCTAGTTCCTCCTGAACAATGGCATTCGGGAATCGCGCGTGTCTCACACCTACCCCATAGTTGGAGCAGCATGCTGGGCAGTTCTTCTGATATGCCGGGACAGGGAGTTGCTTCTTATCGCTTACAGTTATCAGGTCTTTCCGATCGCGAGCGCATGGGGCTCTACATTCCTGAGATCTCTACTGCATTTCGTCTCTTTGCAAATCGCCAACTTGTAGCAAGCGGCGGGGTTGTTTCAGAAAACTTAGATGAGATAAAAGCCTACAGCGGCGACCAGTGGGCGTTATTGCCAGCGTCAGTTGGTGGAAAGGTGACGCTGGTTTTACAGGTTGCTAACGCCAAGCATTTTAGTGGTGGCGCTTGGCAAAGCTTAACACTCGGTAAGGCTTCAAATATCGCTGAACGATTTAATCGTATGTTGGTTTATGAGGGCGTGGTAGCCGGTTTAATGCTGATAATGGCATTGCTGCTGTTGCTTGAGTTCGCTGTCGATACTCGGGACCGTGCAGGCTTGTGGCTGGGTCTATTTGCCTGCGTGCTTGGCTTGCGAATTAGTATTTCTTCGCACGGTGCACTGTATTGGTTATTTGATTTTAACTTCCCCTGGGAATGGCATATCCGCTTGGTGTATATCACCATGCTGTTAACCCCAGTGTTCTTTTTTGGTTGGTTGCGAAGCTGTTATCCGCGCGATATTCATCGTCGCACGTTAGTTATTTTATCCATACCTTATCTGGCTTCGGCGTTACTTTGTTTGGCGCTTGAAATCGCTTGGTTTACTGCACTTCTGCATATTTTTAGCTTACTGATTTTGGCCAGCGTTTTAATTGGTAGTGGTTGGTTGTTGCGGGCGCTGGTGCGTAAGCGCAAGGGGGCTTGGTTTTTAACATTGGGATTGCTATGCCCTGCGGTGGCCGTTGTTCATGATGTATTGCTAGTTAATCGCGAGGTGCAAGGTGAGCCCTGGATGTATGGTGGCTTAGTTGTGTTTGTACTGGCTCAGTCGATTAATTTTTTGATGTTTCGTGTGTGGCAGCGGCGCCAAATAGAATCATTGAGTCGCCAACTAACCCAAGCGAATAGAGAGCTTGAAATACGAGTGAGTGAGCGAACTCAAGACTTAAAAGACAAAGCAGAAGCTCTGCAAAACGCCAATGCGCAGTTACAGGTATTGGCGAATATTGATGCCCTTACTGGCTTATTGAATCGGCGCGCTTTTATTGAGCAAATGAAACAGCTAACGGGTCTGCATTCGCAGGTGGCAATGTTGTGGATTGATCTGGATAAGTTCAAAGAAGTGAACGATAACTTTGGACATGCGGCTGGTGATGAAGTGTTACGTCAGTTTGGTGCGTTATTGCGTAGTCTGCGTCGTGGTCAAGATCGTATGGGACGTTTAGGCGGAGAGGAATTTGCTTTATTGCTGGTGGATTGTGACCTTGATGGTGCCCAGCGTTTTGTGCACCGCTTATTTGAGTGCTTAAAGGATTTACAGTTTACCGAATGGCCAGAAATTGAAGCGGTCACCGCAAGCGTTGGTATTTCTGTTGGTTCGTTAAGGCATGACCGCTGGGAGGAATTAATGAGTGCTGCGGATCATGCAATGTATGAGGTTAAGCACAGCGGCCGTAATGGTTTTCGCGTTGCTTAA
- a CDS encoding DUF6795 domain-containing protein — MINKRYTSLLVFLTLSLSASGALSMSLFEPKKVCLFSAMSGVITLNGEPAKGAHVKRIVEKFYSSGHNTDETMTDDNGYFELPAVFDQSFLGKFLPGEFAIPQQVFVTYGGEEYKVWAGVKRTKDENSEARGNELVVQCKLDSEPQAIAVDRGFYYTQCSWGVETDED, encoded by the coding sequence ATGATCAATAAGCGCTATACATCCTTGCTTGTGTTTCTAACACTCTCGCTTTCTGCGTCAGGAGCTTTGTCGATGTCTTTGTTCGAGCCTAAAAAAGTCTGTCTATTTTCTGCCATGTCCGGCGTTATTACTTTGAATGGTGAGCCCGCTAAAGGTGCTCACGTAAAACGTATTGTCGAAAAATTTTATTCATCAGGTCATAACACCGATGAAACAATGACGGATGATAATGGCTACTTTGAATTACCTGCGGTGTTTGATCAAAGCTTTTTAGGCAAGTTTTTACCGGGTGAATTCGCGATTCCTCAACAGGTTTTTGTAACGTATGGGGGGGAGGAGTACAAAGTCTGGGCAGGAGTAAAACGGACAAAAGACGAAAATTCTGAAGCGCGAGGTAATGAGCTTGTCGTGCAATGTAAGTTAGATTCAGAGCCCCAAGCAATTGCTGTTGATCGAGGTTTTTACTATACGCAATGTAGTTGGGGGGTTGAAACGGATGAGGATTAA
- a CDS encoding lipase family protein — MDSILEPRDAAKFADNVYILVETQLPEELLAALNLFYGTKMDISAENITSAKTGGPGFIKSTTAFGLMAFGKGAYEGHAFVILRGTKKTFPADWLTNFNLATSRSTRGQLVHDGFNQAFLSMRAQLKAFITGFAGRGVRTVHCIGHSLGGGLATLCAEFLEANTTLKPYLYTFGAPRVGMAPFATSLTNSLSYERMYRIYHRTDIVPCVPFWPFVHAPLQEKEEVYDYFQPSPGSFPAVEMHDMAEYLKTIGKQGWSELRGKRDEHFGEQGINRWLNDKASVSFHVTNLEWLDKAISYVVGKCLKAMGMAMSNAFSATFTLMDRLAYILRKGINLATAISDLVLNLIRKMMSMLGMKPILEKADATHAFITRIFQQMSARVGAYCQRALDSVLVNGQGM, encoded by the coding sequence ATGGATTCGATATTAGAGCCAAGAGATGCCGCGAAATTCGCCGATAATGTATATATCTTAGTTGAAACACAGTTGCCCGAAGAGTTACTTGCGGCCTTAAACTTATTTTATGGCACAAAAATGGATATTTCTGCAGAAAATATCACATCCGCCAAAACCGGTGGCCCCGGCTTTATTAAATCAACAACCGCATTTGGTTTGATGGCTTTTGGTAAGGGCGCGTACGAAGGTCATGCATTTGTTATTTTACGCGGCACCAAGAAAACCTTTCCTGCCGATTGGCTGACGAATTTCAATCTAGCCACATCTCGCTCGACTCGCGGGCAATTGGTTCACGATGGTTTCAATCAAGCGTTTTTGTCGATGCGTGCGCAGCTTAAAGCATTTATTACAGGCTTTGCTGGTCGTGGCGTTCGTACCGTTCATTGCATCGGCCATAGTTTAGGTGGTGGCCTAGCGACTTTATGCGCCGAATTTTTAGAAGCCAACACCACACTCAAACCCTATCTATATACCTTCGGTGCTCCAAGGGTGGGGATGGCACCGTTCGCGACCAGTCTTACCAACTCATTAAGTTATGAACGTATGTACCGGATTTATCATCGCACCGATATCGTTCCCTGCGTACCATTTTGGCCTTTTGTACATGCGCCTCTGCAAGAGAAAGAGGAGGTTTATGATTATTTTCAACCGAGTCCAGGATCATTCCCCGCCGTAGAAATGCACGATATGGCTGAGTATCTGAAAACGATCGGCAAACAAGGTTGGTCAGAACTTAGGGGTAAGCGTGACGAGCATTTTGGTGAGCAAGGTATAAATCGTTGGCTCAATGATAAAGCCTCGGTTAGTTTCCATGTAACCAACTTAGAATGGCTTGATAAAGCCATTAGTTATGTCGTTGGTAAATGTTTAAAAGCGATGGGTATGGCAATGTCTAATGCCTTCTCCGCTACATTTACTCTGATGGATCGTCTTGCTTATATTCTGCGCAAGGGCATTAATTTAGCGACGGCTATCTCGGACTTAGTGCTTAATTTGATTCGCAAAATGATGTCCATGTTAGGCATGAAACCCATCTTAGAAAAAGCCGATGCTACCCATGCATTTATTACACGGATATTCCAGCAGATGTCTGCTCGGGTCGGTGCATATTGTCAGCGCGCATTGGACAGCGTGTTGGTGAATGGACAAGGGATGTAA
- a CDS encoding SufE family protein, whose product MSINANPFGSDITTDDIVDTLSFFDDWEERYKYIIDLGKQLPAMRDEKKTEEFLLRGCQSQVWIDYELNGSTMNIEADSDAHIVRGLLGVVLAAYNNKTPAEILAFDIDTYFDSIDLIKHLSPTRGNGIRAMVQKIKDAATPAT is encoded by the coding sequence ATGTCTATTAATGCGAATCCCTTCGGTAGCGATATCACGACCGATGACATCGTCGATACCCTCAGTTTTTTCGACGACTGGGAAGAACGCTATAAATACATCATCGACTTGGGTAAACAGCTACCCGCGATGAGAGATGAAAAGAAAACAGAAGAGTTTTTACTGCGCGGCTGCCAAAGCCAAGTATGGATCGACTATGAATTAAACGGCTCGACCATGAATATCGAAGCAGACTCAGATGCCCATATCGTTCGAGGGTTACTCGGCGTTGTGCTTGCAGCCTACAACAACAAAACGCCGGCTGAAATCCTTGCCTTTGACATTGATACTTACTTCGACAGTATCGATTTAATCAAACATCTCAGCCCCACTCGCGGTAATGGTATCCGCGCAATGGTGCAAAAAATTAAAGATGCAGCGACACCAGCAACTTGA
- a CDS encoding GMC oxidoreductase: protein MTSNPLSRRKFLGLSALTTASAYGLTTVSLLSAQKAEAGWFSKPELAIPDSPNAIASHYPAIVIGSGYGSAVSALRLGEAGIETLMIEMGMLWDKPASDDKIFTKTTAPDGRSMWFKDRTEAPLENFFGLNVINRDIEQYPGVLDRVRYDNMSVYVGRGVGGGSLVNGCMAVTPRRDYFETILPNVSADDMYDTYFPLANSMLGVNNVTEELFESKYYQFSRVAQKAAINAGFKTANVPSSYDFGYMQQEADGDAPKSALDGEVIYGNNGGKQSLDKNYIPAAIGTGHVTLRTLTKVTKIEQDANGVYSLSLETIDVTGAVVETLQVSCNQLFLGAGCLGTTELLVRARDTGTLPLLNSEVGKGWGNNGNIMFACSTRFWNGTGVAQSTMPVMGIDNWDDPEHPVFAEIAPFPTGIETWTSLFLAITKNPERGYFTYNAAADSVDLNWDATQTATSYNDSKWLFDKMNAANRTKYRTGLFADNKYYADDFTYHPLGGCLLGKATDDYGRVKGYNNLYVVDGSLIPGSVGVNPYVTITALAERNIEHVIAND from the coding sequence ATGACTAGCAATCCTCTCTCGCGTCGTAAATTTCTCGGCTTATCAGCGCTTACAACGGCGTCAGCTTATGGGCTAACAACCGTTAGTCTCCTTTCCGCGCAAAAAGCAGAGGCGGGATGGTTTTCCAAACCTGAATTGGCTATCCCTGACAGCCCTAATGCTATTGCATCCCACTATCCGGCTATTGTCATCGGTAGCGGATACGGCAGTGCGGTCTCGGCATTGCGGTTGGGTGAGGCCGGGATTGAGACGCTGATGATTGAGATGGGGATGTTGTGGGATAAGCCGGCATCTGATGACAAAATATTCACTAAAACGACAGCCCCTGACGGGCGTTCGATGTGGTTTAAAGATCGTACTGAAGCGCCGCTCGAAAATTTCTTTGGTTTGAATGTTATTAATCGCGATATTGAACAGTATCCCGGAGTGCTTGATCGTGTTCGTTACGACAATATGTCGGTTTATGTGGGTCGCGGTGTCGGCGGTGGTTCTCTAGTTAACGGCTGTATGGCGGTTACTCCGCGTCGTGATTACTTCGAGACTATTTTGCCGAATGTCTCAGCTGATGATATGTACGATACCTACTTCCCGCTTGCGAATAGCATGCTAGGTGTGAATAACGTGACGGAAGAGTTATTCGAATCTAAGTACTATCAGTTCTCGCGGGTTGCTCAAAAGGCGGCTATCAATGCCGGGTTCAAAACTGCAAATGTTCCGAGTAGCTATGACTTTGGATATATGCAGCAAGAGGCCGATGGTGATGCGCCTAAGTCGGCGCTTGATGGTGAGGTTATCTACGGTAATAACGGTGGCAAGCAGAGCCTCGATAAAAACTATATTCCTGCAGCTATTGGTACTGGTCACGTGACTCTGCGCACGCTGACTAAGGTGACTAAGATCGAGCAAGATGCCAATGGAGTGTATTCCTTATCGCTCGAAACGATTGATGTTACAGGTGCCGTGGTCGAAACATTACAGGTTAGCTGTAACCAACTGTTTTTAGGCGCGGGCTGTCTCGGTACGACTGAGCTTTTGGTGCGCGCGCGTGATACTGGCACATTACCGCTGCTGAATTCTGAGGTAGGAAAGGGGTGGGGCAATAACGGTAATATTATGTTTGCGTGTTCAACGCGCTTTTGGAATGGCACTGGCGTCGCGCAATCGACAATGCCGGTCATGGGGATTGATAACTGGGATGATCCTGAGCATCCGGTGTTTGCCGAAATCGCTCCTTTCCCAACTGGTATTGAAACCTGGACCAGCTTGTTTTTAGCGATTACTAAAAACCCAGAACGTGGATATTTTACCTACAATGCGGCTGCGGATAGTGTTGATTTAAATTGGGATGCGACGCAAACAGCAACTTCTTATAACGATAGTAAATGGTTGTTCGATAAGATGAACGCGGCCAATCGAACGAAATACCGTACGGGATTGTTTGCGGATAATAAATATTACGCGGATGACTTCACCTATCATCCGTTAGGTGGTTGTTTGCTGGGTAAGGCAACCGACGATTATGGCCGTGTGAAGGGCTACAACAACTTGTATGTTGTTGATGGTTCTCTAATCCCAGGCAGTGTTGGTGTAAATCCTTATGTCACCATCACTGCCCTTGCTGAAAGAAATATTGAGCACGTCATTGCTAACGACTAG
- the fba gene encoding class II fructose-bisphosphate aldolase (catalyzes the reversible aldol condensation of dihydroxyacetonephosphate and glyceraldehyde 3-phosphate in the Calvin cycle, glycolysis, and/or gluconeogenesis) — protein MALISMRQMLDHAAEFGYGVPAFNVNNLEQMRAIMEAADKTDSPVIVQASAGARKYAGAPFLRHLILAAIEEFPHIPVCMHQDHGTSPTVCQRSIQLGFSSVMMDGSLGTDGKTPTTYEYNVDVTKRTVEMAHACGVSVEGELGCLGSLETGQAGEEDGIGADCVLSHDQMLTDPEEAADFVKQTGVDALAIACGTSHGAYKFSRPPTDDILAIDRIKAIHQRIPGTHLVMHGSSSVPQEWLAIINEFGGEIPETYGVPVEQIVEGIKYGVRKVNIDTDLRLASTGAIRRFLAENPSEFDPRKYFSASVKAMTEICVARYEAFGTAGNASKIKALSLDDMFARYERGELAAKIV, from the coding sequence ATGGCACTTATCAGCATGCGTCAGATGCTAGACCACGCCGCCGAATTTGGTTACGGCGTACCAGCATTTAACGTAAACAACCTAGAGCAAATGCGAGCCATCATGGAAGCGGCGGACAAGACCGATTCACCGGTGATTGTTCAGGCCTCTGCTGGTGCTCGCAAATACGCGGGTGCTCCGTTCTTGCGTCACTTAATTCTGGCTGCAATTGAAGAGTTTCCGCATATTCCAGTGTGTATGCATCAAGACCACGGCACGTCACCTACCGTATGTCAGCGTTCTATCCAATTGGGCTTCAGCTCAGTGATGATGGATGGTTCATTAGGTACCGATGGTAAAACACCAACGACCTATGAATACAACGTTGACGTGACAAAGCGTACCGTTGAAATGGCGCACGCTTGCGGTGTATCGGTTGAAGGTGAGCTGGGCTGCTTAGGTTCTTTAGAAACTGGCCAAGCCGGTGAAGAAGATGGCATTGGTGCTGATTGCGTACTAAGCCATGATCAAATGCTGACAGACCCTGAAGAAGCCGCTGACTTTGTTAAGCAAACCGGTGTTGATGCGTTAGCAATTGCTTGTGGTACTTCTCATGGCGCTTATAAGTTTTCTCGTCCACCGACAGATGACATCCTAGCGATTGACCGTATTAAAGCGATTCACCAGCGTATCCCTGGTACTCACTTGGTAATGCATGGTTCATCTTCTGTTCCACAAGAATGGTTGGCGATCATCAACGAGTTTGGCGGTGAAATCCCTGAAACTTACGGTGTGCCAGTTGAGCAAATCGTAGAAGGCATCAAGTACGGCGTGCGTAAAGTAAACATCGATACCGATTTGCGTTTGGCATCTACTGGTGCGATTCGTCGCTTCTTGGCAGAAAACCCAAGCGAATTCGACCCACGTAAGTATTTCTCTGCATCGGTTAAAGCCATGACTGAAATCTGTGTTGCGCGTTACGAAGCGTTCGGTACTGCGGGTAACGCATCTAAGATAAAAGCCTTGTCTTTAGATGATATGTTCGCACGCTATGAGCGCGGTGAGCTGGCTGCAAAAATCGTTTAA
- the ilvC gene encoding ketol-acid reductoisomerase, whose translation MGNNYFNTLNLREKLDQLGRCRFMDRSEFASEAEFLKGKKIVIIGCGAQGLNQGLNMRDSGLDVSYTLRAAAIAEKRQSWKNATDNGFTVGTYEELVPQADLLVNLTPDKQHTDVVTTVMPMMKQGACLGYSHGFNIVEEGMQIRSDLTVVMVAPKCPGSEVREEYKRGFGVPTLIAVHPENDPKGEGWDIAKAWAAGTGGHRAGCLESSFVAEVKSDLMGEQTILCGMLQTGAILGFEKMVEDGIDEGYAAKLIQYGWETVTEALKYGGITNMMDRLSNPAKILAFDMAEELKELMRPLFRKHQADIISGEFSSTMMADWANDDKNLLTWREETLATGFEKAPASDVAIDEQEYFDHGILLVAMIKAGVELAFESMVESGIVEESAYYESLHETPLIANTIARRKLYEMNVVISDTAEYGNYLFSHAAVPLLREKFMPHISTDVIGKGLKNKSNSVDNKRLIEVNELIRNHPVEWIGQELRGYMTDMKAIVEASN comes from the coding sequence ATGGGTAATAACTACTTCAACACTCTAAACCTACGCGAAAAGCTGGATCAGCTTGGTCGCTGTCGTTTTATGGACCGTTCAGAATTCGCTTCAGAAGCAGAATTCCTGAAAGGCAAAAAAATTGTCATCATCGGTTGTGGTGCTCAAGGTTTAAACCAAGGTTTGAACATGCGCGACTCTGGCTTAGATGTTTCTTACACTCTGCGTGCTGCTGCTATCGCTGAAAAGCGTCAGTCTTGGAAAAACGCAACTGACAACGGTTTCACTGTTGGCACATACGAAGAATTGGTTCCACAAGCCGACTTGCTGGTAAACCTAACCCCAGATAAACAGCACACTGATGTTGTTACGACCGTAATGCCTATGATGAAACAAGGCGCTTGCTTAGGTTACAGCCATGGCTTCAACATCGTTGAAGAAGGCATGCAAATCCGTTCTGACCTAACCGTTGTAATGGTTGCTCCTAAGTGCCCAGGTTCAGAAGTTCGTGAAGAATATAAGCGCGGCTTCGGTGTTCCTACATTGATCGCCGTTCACCCAGAAAACGATCCAAAAGGTGAAGGCTGGGATATCGCTAAAGCATGGGCCGCGGGTACTGGCGGTCACCGCGCTGGCTGTCTGGAATCATCTTTTGTTGCTGAAGTTAAGTCTGACTTAATGGGCGAACAAACCATCCTTTGCGGCATGCTGCAAACTGGCGCCATCCTTGGCTTCGAGAAAATGGTTGAAGACGGTATCGACGAAGGCTACGCCGCTAAGTTGATCCAATACGGTTGGGAAACAGTGACAGAAGCGCTGAAGTACGGCGGCATCACTAACATGATGGATCGGCTATCTAACCCAGCTAAAATTTTGGCCTTCGATATGGCTGAAGAACTAAAAGAATTGATGCGTCCTTTGTTCCGCAAGCATCAAGCGGACATCATCAGCGGTGAGTTCTCTAGCACTATGATGGCTGACTGGGCGAACGATGATAAAAACCTACTCACTTGGCGTGAAGAAACGTTAGCAACTGGCTTTGAAAAAGCGCCAGCATCTGACGTTGCTATCGACGAACAAGAATACTTCGACCACGGCATTTTATTAGTTGCCATGATCAAAGCAGGTGTTGAGCTAGCGTTTGAATCTATGGTTGAAAGCGGCATCGTTGAAGAATCTGCGTACTACGAGTCTCTGCACGAAACTCCGTTAATCGCTAACACCATCGCGCGTCGTAAACTGTACGAAATGAACGTGGTTATTTCAGACACGGCTGAATATGGTAACTACCTATTCTCTCACGCTGCAGTGCCACTGTTGCGCGAGAAGTTCATGCCGCACATCAGCACTGACGTTATCGGTAAGGGTTTGAAAAACAAATCTAACTCTGTCGACAACAAGCGCTTGATTGAAGTGAACGAATTGATCCGTAACCACCCAGTTGAGTGGATCGGTCAAGAACTTCGTGGCTACATGACCGACATGAAAGCGATTGTAGAAGCGTCTAACTAA
- a CDS encoding phosphoglycerate kinase yields the protein MAVLKMTELDLTGKRVLIREDLNVPVKDGKVTSDARIRASLPTIQHALAAGAKVIVMSHLGRPEEGVYDEESSMKPVAAHLGELLGRDVKVIRDFREGVEVADGEMVLLENVRFNKGEKKDTDELSQAYAALCDIFVMDAFGTAHRAQASTHGVAKFAPIACAGPLLAAELEALGKALDKPARPLVAIVGGSKVSTKLEVLESLSDICDQIIVGGGIANTFLAAAGNNVGKSLCEDDLIPAAKKLMEKVSIPVPTDVVCGKEFSESAVATLKNAADVEADDMIFDIGPDSSAALAEQLKQAKTIIWNGPVGVFEFDQFGEGTKALALAIAESDAFSIAGGGDTLAAVDKYDIADKVSYISTGGGAFLEFVEGKVLPAVAILEERAKN from the coding sequence ATGGCTGTTTTAAAGATGACTGAACTGGATTTGACTGGTAAGCGCGTATTGATTCGCGAAGACCTCAACGTTCCAGTTAAAGATGGCAAAGTAACTTCCGATGCGCGTATTCGTGCGTCTTTACCAACCATTCAGCATGCTTTAGCGGCCGGTGCCAAAGTGATTGTCATGTCTCACCTTGGCCGTCCTGAGGAAGGCGTTTATGACGAAGAATCCTCCATGAAGCCAGTAGCTGCGCACCTTGGCGAATTGTTGGGTCGTGACGTTAAAGTAATTCGTGACTTTCGCGAAGGCGTCGAAGTTGCTGATGGTGAAATGGTTTTGCTAGAAAACGTGCGCTTTAATAAAGGCGAGAAGAAAGACACCGACGAGTTATCTCAAGCCTACGCGGCGTTGTGCGATATCTTTGTGATGGATGCTTTCGGTACTGCGCACCGCGCTCAAGCATCTACTCACGGTGTGGCTAAGTTTGCCCCGATTGCTTGTGCTGGCCCTTTGCTTGCAGCGGAATTGGAAGCGCTGGGCAAAGCGTTGGATAAACCAGCTCGCCCATTGGTGGCTATCGTGGGTGGTTCTAAGGTTTCAACTAAGTTAGAAGTATTAGAAAGCTTGTCTGATATTTGTGATCAAATCATTGTTGGTGGCGGTATCGCCAATACCTTCCTTGCTGCTGCGGGCAATAACGTTGGTAAATCTTTGTGTGAAGATGACTTGATTCCTGCGGCTAAAAAGCTGATGGAAAAAGTCTCTATCCCAGTACCAACCGACGTTGTCTGCGGTAAAGAATTTTCTGAAAGCGCAGTGGCGACGTTGAAGAATGCAGCCGATGTCGAAGCCGACGACATGATTTTCGATATTGGCCCAGACAGCTCTGCCGCTTTAGCTGAACAATTGAAACAAGCAAAAACCATCATTTGGAACGGCCCTGTCGGCGTGTTCGAATTCGATCAGTTTGGCGAAGGTACTAAAGCCTTGGCATTAGCCATTGCCGAATCAGATGCGTTCTCAATTGCGGGCGGTGGTGATACGCTAGCAGCTGTGGATAAATACGACATCGCTGATAAGGTTTCTTACATCTCAACCGGTGGCGGTGCTTTCCTAGAATTCGTAGAAGGCAAAGTGTTACCGGCTGTGGCGATTCTGGAAGAACGCGCGAAAAACTAA
- the dapC gene encoding succinyldiaminopimelate transaminase yields MNPDLSKLQPYPFEKLAKLKGAVTPPSDLEHIALSIGEPKHPAPVFVLDTLRTELQRVENYPTTKGLPELNQAIANWLTKRFDLQPVDAAGQVIPVNGTREAIFAFTQAAVDRTKSNPLVVCPNPFYQIYEGAAYLSGAQPHFLPCLEENGFNPDYAAVPANVWADCQILFVCTPGNPTGATLSFEQFKELIALADEHDFILASDECYSEIYVEGHSAPMGLLEACAKLGRHDFKRCVVFHSLSKRSNLPGLRSGFIAGDADLLKPFLLYRTYHGCAMSVHTQLASITAWGDEQHVIDNRTQYTQKFRGVLETLQPVLDVKQTDASFYLWPKTSINEEEFAQQLFAQQNVTVLPGSYLSRTVDGINPGAGRIRMALVAETNECIEAAVRIRRFIESL; encoded by the coding sequence ATGAATCCTGATCTAAGCAAACTCCAGCCCTATCCCTTTGAAAAACTGGCCAAGCTGAAAGGAGCGGTGACCCCGCCTTCCGATCTGGAACACATAGCTCTATCCATCGGCGAACCGAAGCATCCAGCCCCAGTGTTTGTATTGGATACTCTGCGCACTGAGCTGCAGCGCGTAGAAAATTATCCGACCACAAAAGGTCTACCTGAACTTAACCAAGCCATCGCCAACTGGTTAACCAAGCGGTTTGATTTACAACCCGTTGATGCCGCAGGCCAAGTTATTCCGGTGAACGGAACGCGTGAAGCTATTTTTGCCTTTACTCAAGCCGCCGTTGATCGCACTAAATCGAATCCATTAGTGGTGTGCCCAAATCCGTTTTATCAAATCTACGAAGGTGCGGCGTATTTATCCGGCGCGCAACCGCACTTTTTGCCCTGCCTAGAAGAAAACGGCTTTAACCCTGATTATGCAGCTGTGCCTGCCAACGTTTGGGCTGACTGCCAAATTCTGTTTGTTTGCACCCCAGGAAATCCAACCGGAGCAACCTTATCGTTCGAGCAATTCAAAGAACTCATCGCACTGGCAGACGAACACGATTTTATTTTAGCGAGCGACGAGTGCTACTCAGAAATCTATGTTGAAGGCCATTCAGCACCGATGGGCTTATTAGAAGCCTGCGCAAAATTAGGCCGTCACGACTTTAAACGCTGCGTCGTGTTCCACTCACTATCGAAACGTTCTAATTTACCGGGCTTACGCTCCGGTTTTATTGCCGGTGATGCCGATTTGCTCAAGCCCTTCTTGCTCTATCGTACCTACCACGGTTGTGCCATGTCGGTTCATACGCAACTTGCTAGCATTACGGCTTGGGGAGACGAACAACATGTCATCGACAATCGGACGCAATACACACAGAAATTCCGTGGCGTATTAGAAACCTTACAGCCCGTGCTCGATGTAAAACAAACCGATGCCAGCTTCTATTTATGGCCAAAGACTTCGATTAACGAAGAAGAGTTCGCCCAGCAATTATTCGCCCAGCAAAATGTCACCGTTCTACCGGGATCTTATCTATCGCGCACTGTTGATGGCATTAACCCCGGCGCGGGACGCATTCGTATGGCGTTAGTTGCTGAGACCAATGAATGCATTGAAGCCGCTGTTCGTATTCGTCGCTTTATTGAATCACTATAA